From the genome of Scytonema hofmannii PCC 7110, one region includes:
- a CDS encoding CHASE2 domain-containing protein, producing MSHFYLQVQQVDKKCLFQLSWGTGQQITAEIPYPETIISSYQEWQRVYQNFYSTQELRGKVVNVGSIAPPTVDWQAKLVQAEAKLLYEFHQWLRSKELYEIRSTITTSGINKEVNSNSKITATDVFISCNSSELTYLPWEAWEISTQFASAKVRIARQPINVVTSGKKYPHRPGKAKVLAIFGDDRGLNFEKEQQAILSLQKLIEFHFICWNQGKNIDELKREIVETLTAKQGWDILFFAGHGNETNLTGGQISIAPDTTISLSEIEKPLTTAIQNGLQFALFNSCNGLSIARKLIELGLSQVAVMREPIHNRVAEEIFVQFLNAIALYQDVHDALLAACDYLKIEKNLTYPSAYLIPSLFRHPDAELFRLQPFGIQHQIKQWFPTRRESLAFLTLLVLSLLTPVQETVLDWQIGIQAVYRHITQQVPKEVSQPPVLVVRVDEKSLNEGNVKADKFNPIDRSYLAKIIDKLTANNAKIIGIDYLLDRATDEDKALAESLKNSIKKNNTLFIFGAILNEDDNQEQGIHRNVASLNQSLQGYVDKLPGHISLLDKNTNCIQTCPFTYLIALTHSLNQEIILPKFPELQKSNSSNLRTDLIRFISNEEVNQSLTQNLNKLRLLEVTSFSQYLGQAWLYPIIDYSLPPLQVYQVVRARHFVQPNNANINQEKLKQQVVLIGAGGYDEAGLSKFHSDNFPLPMGVAYWRFQNPSGNYSANFTGVEINAYMVQHLLKQHLIIPIPDLWMIGIAAFLGKGTQLLLAKRQYTKRGSIFLLASLIGGTGAYALISMQMYISASLVLPLFLPSAAFWFYVLPNLRKKNDT from the coding sequence ATGAGTCATTTTTATCTCCAAGTGCAACAAGTTGATAAAAAATGTTTATTTCAACTTTCGTGGGGTACAGGACAACAAATAACTGCCGAAATTCCCTATCCTGAAACCATTATTTCATCCTATCAAGAATGGCAGCGAGTCTATCAGAATTTTTACAGTACACAAGAATTGCGAGGAAAAGTCGTCAATGTAGGCAGTATAGCCCCACCTACTGTTGACTGGCAAGCAAAATTAGTGCAAGCAGAAGCAAAACTTTTATATGAATTTCATCAATGGTTACGTAGTAAAGAATTATACGAAATTCGCTCAACTATTACCACAAGTGGTATAAACAAAGAGGTAAATTCTAACTCTAAAATTACCGCTACTGATGTTTTTATTAGTTGTAATTCTTCAGAATTAACCTATTTACCTTGGGAGGCGTGGGAAATTAGTACACAGTTTGCATCTGCAAAAGTTCGTATTGCACGTCAACCGATTAATGTCGTAACAAGTGGAAAGAAATATCCACATCGTCCCGGTAAAGCTAAAGTGTTAGCTATCTTTGGAGATGATAGAGGTTTAAATTTTGAAAAAGAACAACAAGCTATATTATCCCTTCAAAAGCTGATTGAATTTCATTTTATTTGTTGGAATCAAGGCAAAAATATTGATGAATTAAAACGCGAAATAGTGGAAACGCTTACTGCAAAACAAGGTTGGGATATATTATTTTTTGCTGGACATGGTAATGAAACTAATTTGACTGGAGGACAAATATCAATTGCACCAGATACAACTATATCATTAAGTGAAATTGAAAAACCACTCACTACAGCTATTCAGAATGGATTGCAGTTTGCATTGTTCAATTCTTGCAATGGATTGAGTATTGCTCGTAAATTGATTGAATTGGGTTTAAGTCAAGTTGCAGTCATGCGCGAACCAATACATAATCGCGTAGCAGAAGAGATATTTGTTCAGTTTTTGAATGCGATCGCTCTATACCAAGATGTTCATGACGCATTATTAGCCGCGTGTGATTATCTAAAAATCGAAAAAAATCTTACTTATCCCAGTGCTTATTTAATTCCCTCCTTGTTTCGCCATCCTGATGCTGAATTATTCCGGTTGCAACCCTTTGGGATTCAGCACCAAATAAAGCAGTGGTTCCCAACGCGCCGGGAATCATTGGCTTTCCTGACGTTATTAGTTTTAAGCTTGTTGACACCTGTGCAGGAAACTGTATTAGACTGGCAAATTGGAATACAAGCAGTTTATCGCCATATCACCCAACAAGTACCAAAAGAAGTATCTCAACCACCAGTCTTAGTAGTTCGTGTTGATGAAAAATCACTCAATGAAGGTAATGTTAAAGCAGACAAATTTAATCCTATCGATCGCAGCTATTTAGCAAAGATAATTGATAAATTGACGGCAAATAACGCCAAAATAATTGGTATCGATTATCTCTTAGATCGCGCAACAGATGAAGATAAAGCACTTGCAGAATCTCTTAAAAATTCAATAAAAAAAAATAACACATTATTTATTTTTGGTGCAATTTTAAATGAAGATGATAATCAAGAACAAGGAATACATAGAAATGTTGCTAGCCTAAATCAATCTTTACAGGGTTACGTTGACAAACTACCCGGACATATTTCCCTCTTAGATAAAAATACAAATTGCATTCAAACTTGTCCTTTTACTTACCTAATAGCATTAACTCACTCTCTCAATCAAGAAATTATTTTGCCCAAATTCCCAGAATTACAAAAATCAAATAGTAGCAATCTCCGAACAGATTTAATAAGGTTTATCAGCAACGAGGAAGTTAATCAATCTCTGACTCAAAACTTAAATAAATTACGTCTTCTCGAAGTCACGTCCTTTTCCCAATATCTTGGACAAGCTTGGTTATATCCAATCATTGATTATTCTTTACCACCATTACAAGTTTATCAAGTGGTTAGAGCTAGACATTTCGTACAACCAAACAATGCCAACATTAACCAAGAAAAACTCAAGCAGCAAGTTGTACTTATTGGTGCTGGTGGATATGATGAGGCTGGCTTATCCAAGTTTCATAGCGACAACTTCCCCTTACCTATGGGAGTTGCTTATTGGCGCTTTCAAAATCCTTCTGGTAATTATTCAGCGAACTTTACAGGAGTTGAAATTAATGCATATATGGTTCAGCATCTCCTCAAACAACACCTGATTATCCCAATTCCCGACTTATGGATGATTGGTATTGCTGCATTTCTGGGTAAAGGGACACAATTATTGCTTGCTAAACGTCAGTACACAAAACGCGGTAGTATATTTTTGCTTGCTTCACTTATAGGTGGAACCGGAGCTTACGCATTAATATCAATGCAAATGTATATATCAGCAAGTCTTGTATTGCCTCTATTTCTACCATCTGCCGCTTTCTGGTTTTATGTGTTACCTAACTTGAGGAAGAAAAATGATACGTAA
- a CDS encoding DUF1822 family protein: MNILTMSMEFERLPTESILFESEELNQAVELSSQIPDNSRQWQTYINALGLFTFAKWLEERDENLTVSWEESTIANRALANVISSVANLQVGKFNLCLITVGSLFEEQVSLPRLVVELPEYVPHFYVLVEVLEEQECGMVRGFINYQQLWENLENVQRNTQLDWTYKIPLTWFEKDCERLLLYLRVLESEALPLPTVPSDRKQQLAASERELVRLLPQLQAPEKELWEILTWEQGRAVLTSPELLEWVYKLQNNNLELENIETQTSASLQTYLSDFIKLITQPAINLGRWLWDELDEIGESLSWILLPRLTPVREFRSPVEEFEAIKSQLEAQGLEIPTGARCGYHNFLLAGIPLRIYAVAWNLSTNNNPNSWSLLLVLGVPSPNTLPHNLKFRVSDQTCILTEKGVNPEQVESYLYTCVVGDWNEKFIVSVSIADGVEVTLPPFVFDITQPG; encoded by the coding sequence ATGAATATATTAACAATGTCAATGGAATTTGAACGATTACCAACTGAATCTATCTTGTTCGAGTCTGAAGAATTGAATCAGGCGGTAGAACTTAGCAGCCAAATTCCAGACAATTCACGTCAATGGCAAACATACATAAACGCTTTAGGGTTATTCACATTCGCCAAATGGCTTGAAGAACGGGATGAGAATTTGACAGTTAGTTGGGAAGAATCTACAATTGCAAATCGAGCACTTGCAAATGTAATATCTAGTGTTGCTAACCTCCAAGTTGGTAAATTCAACCTCTGTCTGATTACTGTTGGTAGTCTCTTTGAAGAGCAAGTTTCTTTACCCAGATTAGTCGTCGAGTTACCGGAATATGTTCCCCATTTCTATGTATTAGTGGAGGTTTTAGAGGAACAAGAATGTGGGATGGTTCGGGGTTTTATTAACTATCAACAATTATGGGAGAATCTTGAGAATGTCCAAAGAAATACTCAACTCGATTGGACATATAAAATACCTTTAACTTGGTTTGAAAAAGACTGCGAGCGCTTATTACTGTATCTACGTGTTCTAGAATCAGAAGCACTTCCCTTACCTACTGTACCAAGCGATCGCAAGCAACAGTTAGCAGCGAGCGAGAGGGAACTGGTGAGATTATTACCTCAGTTACAAGCACCTGAAAAAGAACTTTGGGAAATTTTAACTTGGGAACAGGGACGCGCAGTTTTAACTTCTCCTGAATTGCTTGAATGGGTATATAAATTGCAAAATAACAATTTAGAGTTAGAAAATATAGAGACGCAAACTTCTGCTTCCTTACAAACCTATCTTTCAGATTTTATCAAATTAATAACACAACCAGCAATAAATTTAGGACGGTGGTTATGGGATGAATTAGATGAAATAGGAGAATCGCTCTCATGGATATTATTACCAAGATTGACACCTGTTAGAGAATTCCGCAGCCCGGTAGAAGAATTTGAAGCGATTAAATCGCAGCTAGAAGCACAAGGTTTAGAAATTCCAACAGGAGCGCGGTGTGGGTATCATAATTTTCTCTTAGCTGGTATTCCTTTAAGAATATACGCCGTTGCATGGAATTTATCGACAAACAATAACCCGAACTCATGGAGTTTGCTGTTAGTTTTAGGCGTCCCCTCACCAAATACTCTACCTCATAATTTGAAGTTTCGAGTCAGCGACCAGACTTGTATTTTAACAGAAAAAGGGGTCAATCCAGAACAAGTTGAATCGTATTTGTATACCTGCGTCGTTGGGGATTGGAATGAAAAATTTATTGTGAGTGTGAGTATAGCGGATGGTGTAGAAGTCACTTTACCCCCATTCGTCTTTGATATTACGCAACCAGGTTAA
- a CDS encoding tetratricopeptide repeat protein: MNYRLKFAVLITSSLLLSVAVPSLLKTGETVISQAFAQTPTPENRKAEADKLFQEGVQQYRRGEYPKALQTYNRVLEMRRQLGDKAGVGQTLNNIGQVYNGLVQQEKALEVLQQALTIRREIKDRVGEGETLDNIGGVYLALFKDEEALKTLQQALEIRREVKDKAGEAVTLSKLGFTYIFLKQQDKGLKLLQEALAIHKEVGDKFQEGLTLFRIGAAYNNIDDYPNSLEWFNKALVVNREVGNRTGEGSSLMQIGFVYFKQKQYVSALKFWQQALPFIQVAGIRDFEATILTSIGDTYFNQKQYDKAIEFYQQALPIVREVKKRSQEASVLASIGDSYFYQKQYDQANKYYQQALLIAQEVKSKSLEADILKVMGNIYYNQKQYDRAIKFYQQALPIARQVKNKSLEADILAMIGVIYFEQKQYDQVIKFYQEALPVVREAKNQLQEANILTATGDVYFIQKQYDQAIIFYQQALALQRQPLNNRPAQLTILTQIMRAYNLSSIFATEQKDYSRATNQANQVIILAPEALNISRELKQPEVEKQVLEIQSNAYIWIGNGYIELGDLQKAQEFAEQGLKIAHQSHNLTAQDIAVSVLSSISDAQGKYINKIELNQKKLEISRKLQNPVSETLALGEISGSYIILGDYQKGMEFAQQALTKIETINIANLPENIQANARQTKSLIYWLFSICYNWIGEYDKALQFAQKRFDFVNTSNNPKLKAEALIGLANVYTQQQELETAINFLQQALAIGKQSQNSRIETEALKQLAQVYTANGNYNKATEIANLVLKIADTNKNIHLKLDSLIILKDIYIAQGNYQKALELLKQSLTTAKQNKNPMSEYNSLAYLAAFYIELGEYKQGIEFSQQALATSQRMKNSQVEGTSLLLLGYVSFLKGEPQETIRFAQQGLAISQKSKLIGQEMIANVVLSLGYGDLNNDQKAMEAAQTFLAITRKSQSPKYEKIALTLLGNIHRKSGRTQEAIQAYNQALVIKISAKTVGENSGIYAGLARIYRDLNQPNVAIAYYKDAINSIEEVRRGVKGLTPEIQKSFLNATVDFNRVKTADVYKELADLLIKQGQEAEAQGRKDDAQVRYAQAQQVMDLIKIQEVKDFARNITGKPQLPLANVEKQIQTGNQTVIALAGKIRECERTKCQQLSQLNDQLTALLQETNRKLKEIDKEIGDRLSKDPSAFRPNSPKPQEVVKAQSNTIMIYPFVREEKLWLLTYFDKGRMVIEVPVTRKELDNQVKEFRKLMEECEKRICGSAEIAKIKPVSQQLNTWLIKPLESELKTNKVKNLVFALDSAIRYIPMSALFNGERYLIENYTIYNVFSSDLTNTTDKFPLNASVLAMGLSDAAPPKFGSLPNVPQELNAIAKTNTRDKGIYSRPFLNNNFTFLTLRDNLAGHNILHLATHGEFVPGKKDASYILSGKEEISILKIATLGLSEIHLVVLSACQTALASSLHDGVEIGSLAYHFLNSGAKSVIASLWQVADQSTAETMQTFYKYMRTSRQPITKAEALRMAQLSLLYSKEVTLEDIKRGGGIIPEGIPGKPTKNQTSRTTYAHPYYWAPFILIGNGL; this comes from the coding sequence ATGAACTATCGGCTGAAGTTTGCTGTTTTGATTACGTCTTCCTTGCTTTTGTCTGTTGCTGTTCCTTCTCTACTAAAAACGGGCGAGACAGTTATCTCCCAAGCTTTTGCACAAACACCGACTCCTGAGAACCGTAAGGCGGAAGCGGATAAACTCTTCCAAGAGGGGGTACAGCAGTATCGACGTGGGGAATATCCGAAGGCGTTGCAGACTTACAACAGAGTGTTGGAAATGCGGAGACAATTGGGAGATAAAGCTGGAGTTGGACAAACCCTCAATAATATAGGACAGGTTTACAATGGGTTAGTTCAACAGGAAAAAGCATTAGAAGTTTTACAGCAAGCATTGACGATTCGCAGAGAAATTAAAGATCGTGTTGGAGAGGGAGAAACCCTAGATAATATTGGTGGGGTTTACCTTGCTTTGTTTAAAGACGAGGAAGCCTTAAAAACTTTACAGCAAGCTTTAGAAATTCGCCGTGAGGTGAAAGATAAAGCTGGAGAAGCGGTAACTCTGAGTAAACTTGGCTTTACTTACATTTTTTTAAAACAACAAGATAAAGGTTTGAAACTTTTACAAGAAGCGCTGGCTATACATAAAGAAGTGGGGGATAAATTCCAAGAGGGATTGACTTTATTTAGGATAGGGGCTGCTTACAACAATATAGATGATTATCCCAATTCTTTGGAGTGGTTCAATAAAGCTTTAGTGGTGAATCGCGAAGTTGGAAACCGTACTGGGGAAGGTAGCAGTTTGATGCAGATAGGGTTCGTTTATTTCAAACAAAAACAATATGTTAGTGCCTTGAAATTTTGGCAGCAAGCATTACCATTTATCCAAGTAGCAGGAATTCGAGATTTTGAAGCTACTATACTCACTAGTATAGGAGATACTTATTTTAATCAAAAACAGTATGATAAAGCTATTGAATTTTACCAACAAGCACTACCTATTGTTCGTGAGGTCAAAAAGAGGTCACAAGAAGCTTCCGTTCTCGCTAGTATAGGAGATAGTTACTTTTATCAAAAACAGTATGACCAAGCAAATAAATATTATCAACAAGCACTCCTTATTGCTCAAGAAGTAAAAAGTAAATCCCTTGAAGCAGATATTCTCAAGGTAATGGGAAATATTTACTATAATCAAAAACAATACGATCGAGCAATTAAATTCTATCAACAAGCATTACCTATTGCACGACAAGTAAAAAATAAATCCCTTGAAGCAGACATTCTCGCCATGATAGGGGTTATTTACTTTGAGCAAAAACAGTATGACCAAGTAATTAAATTCTACCAAGAAGCGCTACCTGTTGTACGAGAAGCAAAGAATCAATTACAAGAAGCTAATATTCTAACCGCCACAGGAGATGTTTACTTTATCCAAAAACAATATGACCAAGCAATTATTTTTTACCAACAAGCATTAGCCCTGCAAAGACAACCACTCAACAACCGTCCAGCACAACTGACTATCCTTACCCAAATCATGAGGGCGTATAATTTAAGTAGTATCTTTGCTACAGAACAAAAAGATTATTCTCGTGCGACAAATCAAGCTAACCAAGTCATTATCTTAGCTCCAGAAGCATTAAATATTTCCAGAGAACTGAAACAACCAGAAGTTGAAAAACAAGTTCTGGAGATACAAAGTAATGCCTATATTTGGATAGGGAATGGTTATATCGAATTAGGAGATTTACAGAAAGCGCAAGAATTTGCTGAACAAGGGTTAAAAATTGCACATCAATCTCACAATTTGACAGCACAAGATATTGCTGTATCTGTTCTGTCTAGTATTTCTGATGCACAAGGAAAGTATATTAATAAAATTGAATTAAACCAAAAAAAATTAGAAATCAGCCGCAAACTTCAAAACCCGGTCTCAGAAACATTAGCCTTGGGAGAGATTTCTGGTAGCTATATTATTCTCGGAGATTATCAGAAAGGCATGGAGTTTGCACAGCAAGCGTTAACTAAAATAGAAACAATTAACATTGCCAATTTACCTGAAAATATTCAAGCAAATGCTAGGCAAACAAAATCATTAATTTACTGGCTATTCAGCATATGTTATAATTGGATCGGTGAATATGATAAAGCTTTACAATTTGCCCAAAAGCGTTTTGATTTTGTTAACACCTCCAACAATCCAAAGTTAAAAGCAGAAGCATTAATTGGGTTAGCTAATGTCTATACTCAACAACAAGAGTTGGAAACAGCTATCAATTTTCTTCAGCAAGCCTTGGCGATCGGTAAGCAGAGTCAAAATTCTCGTATAGAAACGGAAGCTTTGAAACAATTGGCGCAAGTTTACACTGCGAATGGAAATTATAACAAAGCTACTGAAATTGCCAATTTAGTTTTAAAAATTGCTGATACAAATAAAAACATTCATTTAAAATTAGACTCTCTGATTATTCTGAAAGATATTTATATTGCTCAAGGAAATTACCAGAAAGCTTTAGAGCTACTAAAGCAAAGCTTAACGACTGCTAAGCAAAATAAAAATCCAATGAGTGAGTATAATTCACTAGCGTATCTAGCTGCATTTTACATAGAATTAGGAGAGTACAAACAAGGTATAGAATTCTCTCAACAAGCACTTGCTACATCCCAAAGAATGAAAAATTCTCAAGTAGAGGGAACGAGTTTGCTTTTACTTGGTTATGTATCTTTTTTAAAAGGAGAGCCTCAAGAAACTATTAGATTTGCTCAACAAGGACTAGCTATTTCTCAAAAGAGTAAACTGATTGGGCAGGAAATGATAGCCAATGTAGTATTAAGCCTAGGCTATGGTGATTTGAATAATGACCAAAAAGCGATGGAAGCAGCACAAACATTTTTAGCAATTACCAGGAAATCCCAAAGTCCTAAATATGAAAAAATAGCACTTACACTCTTAGGAAATATCCATCGCAAGTCTGGTAGAACACAGGAAGCAATACAAGCATATAATCAGGCTTTAGTAATTAAAATTTCAGCTAAAACTGTAGGTGAAAATTCAGGAATTTACGCCGGACTAGCTCGTATTTACCGCGATTTAAATCAACCTAACGTCGCGATCGCTTACTATAAAGATGCTATCAACAGCATTGAAGAAGTGCGTCGTGGGGTTAAAGGTTTAACGCCAGAAATACAAAAATCTTTCTTAAATGCAACGGTTGATTTTAATCGAGTAAAAACTGCTGATGTCTATAAAGAATTGGCAGATTTGTTAATTAAACAAGGTCAAGAAGCAGAAGCACAGGGGAGAAAAGATGACGCGCAAGTGCGATACGCACAAGCACAACAAGTTATGGATTTAATAAAAATACAAGAAGTAAAAGATTTTGCTCGTAATATAACTGGTAAACCACAATTACCACTAGCAAATGTCGAGAAGCAAATCCAGACAGGGAATCAAACAGTAATCGCTTTAGCCGGAAAAATCCGCGAGTGCGAACGGACAAAATGCCAACAACTTAGCCAACTTAATGACCAATTAACTGCATTACTGCAAGAGACTAACCGCAAGTTAAAGGAAATTGACAAAGAAATAGGCGATCGCCTCAGCAAAGATCCTAGCGCGTTCCGTCCCAACAGCCCAAAACCTCAGGAAGTCGTCAAAGCGCAATCTAATACAATCATGATTTATCCTTTTGTGAGAGAGGAAAAACTCTGGTTGCTGACGTATTTCGACAAAGGACGGATGGTTATAGAAGTTCCCGTGACTCGTAAAGAGTTAGACAATCAAGTCAAAGAGTTCCGCAAACTTATGGAAGAATGCGAGAAACGAATTTGTGGTTCCGCAGAGATTGCCAAAATTAAGCCTGTCAGTCAACAACTTAACACCTGGCTCATTAAACCCTTAGAATCCGAATTAAAGACTAATAAGGTAAAAAATTTGGTCTTCGCACTCGATAGCGCTATTCGTTACATACCAATGAGCGCTCTATTTAACGGCGAGCGCTACCTGATTGAAAACTATACTATTTACAACGTATTTTCCTCAGATTTAACCAACACAACCGACAAATTTCCACTAAACGCTTCTGTCTTGGCAATGGGACTCTCCGATGCTGCACCTCCCAAGTTTGGTTCGCTCCCAAACGTACCGCAGGAACTCAATGCGATCGCCAAAACTAACACTAGAGATAAGGGTATATACTCACGCCCCTTCCTCAATAATAACTTCACCTTCCTGACTTTGCGCGATAACCTAGCTGGACACAATATCTTACACCTTGCAACTCACGGTGAGTTTGTTCCTGGCAAAAAAGATGCATCATATATACTATCAGGAAAGGAAGAAATTTCAATTCTCAAAATAGCAACTTTAGGCTTAAGTGAAATTCACCTCGTGGTACTGTCAGCCTGTCAAACTGCGCTTGCTAGCTCGCTTCATGATGGTGTAGAAATTGGCAGTCTCGCTTATCATTTCCTGAATAGTGGTGCAAAATCCGTCATAGCTTCATTGTGGCAAGTTGCAGATCAAAGCACTGCTGAAACAATGCAAACTTTTTATAAGTACATGAGAACCAGCAGACAGCCAATTACTAAAGCTGAAGCACTACGTATGGCTCAACTCTCGCTACTTTATAGCAAAGAAGTCACACTGGAAGATATTAAACGTGGCGGCGGCATTATTCCAGAGGGAATACCAGGAAAACCAACTAAAAATCAAACCTCAAGAACAACTTATGCACATCCTTATTACTGGGCACCATTCATTTTAATTGGCAATGGACTTTAA
- a CDS encoding helix-turn-helix domain-containing protein: protein MIELKIKLMFKLKEIRNLRGLSQNELARICEMSVTNIQKYEQQKMRSIPFETLTLFCQALNCQPGDLFEKIETLEAN, encoded by the coding sequence ATGATTGAATTAAAAATAAAACTTATGTTCAAACTTAAAGAAATTAGAAATTTGAGAGGTTTATCACAAAACGAGTTAGCACGTATTTGTGAGATGTCTGTCACCAATATTCAAAAATATGAACAACAAAAAATGCGTAGCATACCATTTGAAACATTGACATTATTTTGTCAAGCTCTTAATTGCCAACCAGGTGATTTATTTGAAAAAATTGAAACTTTAGAGGCTAATTAA
- a CDS encoding Uma2 family endonuclease — protein sequence MTQALQKLVTFDEFVEFLKTQPENIRYELYDGDIIQMPQPKGKHEEIIAFLAAILGYEFVRLKLKYGISNKALVQPENKHSGYFPDILVMNLSNLVNEPRWQEESILTQHESIPLVIEVVSTNWRDDYHKKFADYEEMGIQEYWIVDYAALGSKLLIGDPKQPTLTIYSLNNEGEYRSKQFRGDDRIESSTFPDLNLTVEQIFSARY from the coding sequence ATGACGCAAGCACTACAAAAACTAGTCACATTCGATGAATTTGTAGAATTTTTAAAAACACAACCAGAAAATATTCGCTACGAATTATACGACGGTGATATTATTCAAATGCCACAACCCAAAGGAAAGCATGAAGAAATTATTGCTTTTTTAGCAGCGATTTTAGGATACGAATTTGTAAGACTTAAGCTCAAATACGGTATATCGAATAAGGCACTAGTACAGCCTGAAAATAAACACTCAGGATACTTTCCAGATATTCTTGTGATGAATCTTTCCAATTTAGTAAACGAACCACGCTGGCAAGAAGAGTCTATCTTAACTCAACATGAATCAATACCATTAGTGATAGAAGTAGTTAGTACAAACTGGCGTGATGATTATCACAAAAAGTTTGCTGATTATGAAGAAATGGGTATCCAAGAATATTGGATTGTGGATTATGCTGCTTTGGGTAGCAAGCTATTGATAGGCGACCCCAAACAGCCAACACTCACAATTTACTCTTTAAATAATGAGGGTGAATATCGTAGCAAACAATTTAGAGGAGACGACCGTATAGAGTCGTCAACATTTCCAGATTTAAATCTGACTGTAGAGCAAATTTTTTCAGCGCGTTATTGA